The following proteins are co-located in the Verrucomicrobiota bacterium genome:
- the trxA gene encoding thioredoxin, with translation MAAPNIVTLTESNFDAEVLKSATPVLVDFWAEWCGPCKMLGPVLDELAGEYAGKVKIGKVNVDDNGMLAAQYRINAIPALLFFKGGEVIEQTVGLKTKKDLKASLDKAAA, from the coding sequence ATGGCAGCTCCGAATATTGTCACCCTGACCGAATCGAACTTTGACGCCGAAGTGCTCAAGTCCGCCACGCCCGTGCTCGTGGACTTTTGGGCCGAGTGGTGCGGACCGTGCAAAATGCTCGGGCCGGTGCTCGACGAACTCGCGGGCGAATACGCCGGCAAGGTCAAGATTGGGAAGGTCAACGTGGACGACAACGGCATGCTCGCCGCCCAATACCGCATCAACGCCATTCCCGCCCTGCTCTTCTTCAAGGGCGGCGAGGTGATCGAGCAAACCGTCGGCCTCAAGACCAAGAAGGACTTGAAGGCCAGCCTCGACAAGGCCGCTGCTTGA
- a CDS encoding DUF1549 domain-containing protein, with protein MHVNALAPALALLWVPGFLCAATPKTAADATKLPAPSRVAADFSRDIHPLLAKNCFSCHGQEKQKNGLRLDLKAAALAGGDSGKVIVPGKSAESKLVRMVAGLVEGELMPPKGARLTTAEIGKLRAWIDAGAPWPDPTDGTASRGPSSPASHWAFKPAVITPPSKLRDGKWTANPIDHFVLARLEKERLKPSPEADRYTLVRRLSLDLLGLPPTTEQVREFVNDASPNAYEKLVDRLLASPHFGERWARHWLDLARYADSDGYEKDRPRPFAYTYRDWVIHAINRDLPYDRFSIEQLAGDLLDKPTHEQLVATGFHRQTLTNTEGGVDQEEFRCKAVVDRVSTTSTVWLGLTMGCAECHSHKYDPLSQREFFSLFAFFNNASEKDIKSPQHDELAAYEKAKKSHDAENTKLKSALDAYVKADLPPKFAEWLKTASLDAVPWRPLAPDKLSAKNGTTLKADKEQVITASGAAPAKETYTVEAKSHVRRVTGVRLEAIDDPDPKKGPGRHSDGNFVLTHFTVQVQLPGAKDAVDVPLQKPLADHSQARFPVANALKGLDTSGWAVAPQIQKSHVAVFEAKTPPDLPEGARLIVTLDHQYNSGYTLGQFRLSVTESAGPLKPDSTPETVAMALAATPDKRTPKQIEALSKYFREQVDADAKTLQAALDDHTKKSPAFPATTAAVITEEPAGRRTAIHLRGNFLDRGAEVQPGTPAVLHPFKARGPKPDRLDLARWLFDPANPLTARVAVNHVWKGLFGRGLVSSMDDFGTRGEKPTHPELLDWLALTFGSPRNSTEANKGNEGAASLTSPPSVQNGRGMGWSRKELVKLIAMSATYRQASVVRTDLRDRDPNNLLLARQNRLRLEAETVRDSYLAASGLLNTKVGGPSIRPPLPADIAALGYANSVKWTESPGTEKNRRGLYIFFQRTVPYPMLMTFDAPDSNSTCTRRERSNTPLQALTLLNDPVFYECAQSLGQRMAALDTADPFEKLRHGFQRCFGRLPNAEEFALLARVYDSQLKLAQSNAENAAKIAGGKKDDPAVAEKATFVALGRVMLNLDEFVTRD; from the coding sequence ATGCACGTGAACGCTCTCGCGCCGGCCCTCGCGTTGCTCTGGGTTCCCGGATTCCTCTGCGCCGCCACGCCCAAGACGGCCGCGGACGCGACAAAGTTACCCGCCCCTTCCCGTGTGGCGGCGGACTTCTCTCGCGACATCCATCCACTGCTCGCGAAGAACTGCTTCTCCTGCCACGGACAGGAGAAACAAAAGAACGGGCTGCGGCTCGACTTGAAGGCCGCCGCACTCGCGGGAGGCGACTCGGGCAAGGTCATCGTTCCCGGCAAGAGCGCGGAGAGCAAGCTGGTCCGCATGGTCGCTGGTCTGGTCGAAGGCGAACTCATGCCGCCGAAGGGCGCGCGACTCACCACAGCGGAGATCGGCAAACTGCGCGCCTGGATCGACGCCGGGGCGCCGTGGCCCGACCCCACGGACGGCACCGCGTCGCGGGGCCCTTCCTCCCCCGCGTCCCATTGGGCCTTCAAGCCGGCAGTCATCACGCCGCCTTCCAAACTGCGCGACGGCAAATGGACCGCGAACCCCATTGACCACTTCGTTCTCGCGCGCCTCGAGAAGGAGCGGCTCAAGCCCTCGCCCGAGGCCGACCGTTACACGCTGGTGCGCCGCCTCTCGCTCGACCTGCTCGGCCTGCCGCCGACGACAGAGCAGGTGCGCGAGTTCGTGAATGACGCCAGCCCAAACGCCTACGAGAAGCTCGTAGACCGTCTGCTCGCCTCGCCGCACTTCGGCGAACGCTGGGCACGCCACTGGCTCGACCTCGCCCGCTACGCCGACAGCGACGGCTACGAGAAGGACCGCCCGCGGCCGTTCGCCTACACGTATCGCGACTGGGTCATCCACGCCATCAACCGCGACCTGCCCTACGACCGCTTCAGCATCGAGCAACTCGCCGGCGACCTGCTCGACAAGCCCACGCACGAGCAACTCGTCGCCACGGGCTTTCATCGCCAGACCCTCACCAACACCGAGGGCGGCGTGGACCAGGAGGAATTCCGCTGCAAGGCCGTCGTGGACCGCGTCAGCACCACGAGCACCGTGTGGCTCGGCCTCACGATGGGTTGTGCCGAGTGCCACTCGCACAAATACGACCCGCTCTCGCAGCGCGAGTTCTTCTCGCTCTTCGCGTTCTTCAATAACGCGTCGGAGAAGGACATCAAGTCGCCGCAACACGACGAGCTCGCGGCATACGAGAAGGCGAAAAAATCCCACGATGCCGAGAACACGAAGCTCAAATCCGCGCTCGACGCCTACGTGAAGGCCGACCTGCCGCCGAAGTTCGCCGAGTGGCTCAAGACCGCGTCGCTCGACGCCGTGCCGTGGCGCCCCCTCGCCCCCGACAAGCTCTCCGCGAAGAACGGCACCACACTCAAGGCCGACAAGGAACAAGTCATCACCGCGAGCGGCGCGGCGCCGGCAAAGGAAACCTACACCGTCGAGGCCAAGTCACATGTGCGGCGCGTGACCGGCGTCCGCCTCGAAGCGATCGACGACCCCGACCCGAAGAAAGGCCCCGGCCGCCACAGCGACGGGAACTTTGTGCTCACGCATTTCACCGTGCAGGTGCAACTGCCCGGCGCGAAGGATGCAGTGGACGTGCCGCTGCAGAAACCGCTCGCGGATCACTCGCAGGCCAGGTTCCCCGTGGCCAACGCGCTGAAAGGGCTCGACACGTCCGGCTGGGCCGTCGCGCCGCAGATTCAGAAATCGCACGTGGCCGTGTTCGAGGCGAAGACGCCCCCCGACCTGCCCGAGGGCGCGCGGCTGATCGTCACGCTCGACCACCAATACAATTCAGGCTACACGCTCGGGCAGTTCCGGCTGTCCGTCACGGAGTCCGCGGGCCCGCTCAAGCCCGACTCCACGCCCGAGACCGTCGCGATGGCGCTCGCCGCAACACCCGACAAGCGCACACCGAAGCAGATCGAGGCGCTCTCGAAGTATTTCCGCGAGCAGGTGGACGCCGACGCGAAGACACTTCAAGCCGCGCTCGACGACCACACAAAGAAGTCGCCGGCTTTCCCCGCAACCACCGCCGCCGTCATCACCGAAGAACCCGCCGGCCGCAGGACGGCCATCCATCTGCGCGGTAACTTCCTCGACCGCGGCGCCGAGGTTCAGCCCGGCACGCCCGCGGTGCTCCATCCGTTCAAGGCGCGCGGGCCGAAACCCGACCGCCTCGACCTCGCACGCTGGCTATTCGACCCGGCGAATCCACTCACCGCCCGCGTCGCCGTCAACCACGTCTGGAAGGGCCTCTTCGGCCGCGGACTCGTGAGCTCGATGGACGACTTCGGCACTCGCGGCGAGAAACCCACGCACCCCGAACTGCTCGACTGGCTCGCGCTCACGTTCGGGTCGCCCCGGAATTCCACGGAAGCCAACAAAGGCAACGAAGGAGCCGCTTCCTTGACTTCGCCACCGTCTGTTCAAAATGGCCGCGGCATGGGCTGGAGCCGCAAGGAATTGGTGAAGCTCATCGCAATGAGCGCGACTTACCGGCAGGCCTCCGTCGTGCGGACCGACTTGCGCGACCGTGACCCGAACAACCTCCTGCTCGCCCGGCAAAACCGCCTGCGCCTCGAAGCCGAGACCGTCCGCGATTCCTACCTCGCCGCCAGCGGGCTGTTGAACACAAAAGTCGGCGGACCGAGCATCCGCCCGCCACTGCCCGCGGACATCGCCGCGCTCGGCTACGCCAATTCCGTGAAGTGGACCGAGAGCCCCGGCACCGAGAAGAACCGCCGCGGCCTCTACATCTTTTTCCAGCGCACCGTGCCGTATCCCATGCTGATGACCTTTGACGCGCCCGACTCGAACTCGACCTGCACGCGTCGCGAGCGCAGCAACACGCCGCTGCAGGCGCTCACGCTCCTCAACGACCCGGTCTTCTACGAATGCGCTCAATCACTCGGCCAGCGCATGGCCGCGCTCGACACCGCCGACCCGTTCGAGAAACTGCGCCACGGCTTCCAGCGCTGCTTCGGCCGGCTGCCGAACGCCGAAGAGTTCGCGTTGCTCGCGAGGGTTTACGACTCCCAGCTCAAGCTCGCGCAATCCAACGCCGAGAACGCCGCGAAGATTGCCGGTGGCAAGAAGGACGACCCGGCCGTCGCCGAGAAAGCCACCTTCGTCGCGCTCGGCCGCGTGATGCTGAACCTGGATGAATTTGTGACCCGCGATTGA
- a CDS encoding DUF1501 domain-containing protein has product MNRNPDVSPTDIATLTRRDFLATSATGLGTLALATCLQRDGLLAAGPSRSDPLAPRPPHVAPRARNCILIYFEGAPSHIDLFDPKPKLNEMNGQKLPDEMLEKVRFAFIKKDGVRLMGSPRKFTPHGQCGMELSDLLPHIGSVADDICLVRSMHTTQFNHHPGQLMMNCGSPLFGRPTLGSWLAYGLGNESQNLPAYVVLHAGRGSSAGASAWTSGFLPSTYAGVIFRNQGDPVLNLSNPPGFTDEMQHLGLDAIGDLNRLRHTYVADPEIASRIGAYELAGRMQAAMPELMDISKESQATLDLYGVGRKSRENPGGRGGGPETYSTFSRNCLLARRMIERGTRFVTLLHASWDHHSNINQELPFCAGMADQAIAGLVKDLKHRGMLDDTMVIWASEFGRTPLGENRGDSPNVTGRDHHPFAFSMWLAGGGIRGGQVIGETDEIGWGITRDPVSVHDLHATVLRQFGFDHERLTYRFQGLDFKLTGVEGANVVHKMIA; this is encoded by the coding sequence ATGAACCGCAATCCCGACGTGTCCCCAACGGACATCGCCACGCTCACGCGTCGCGATTTCCTCGCCACGAGCGCCACCGGCCTCGGCACGCTCGCACTCGCCACGTGCCTCCAGCGCGACGGCCTGCTCGCCGCCGGACCGAGCCGCTCCGACCCGCTCGCGCCGCGCCCGCCACACGTCGCACCGCGCGCCAGGAACTGCATCCTCATCTACTTCGAGGGCGCGCCGAGCCACATCGACCTCTTCGACCCGAAGCCCAAGCTCAACGAGATGAACGGCCAGAAGCTGCCGGATGAAATGCTCGAGAAGGTCCGCTTCGCGTTCATCAAGAAGGACGGCGTGCGCCTGATGGGCAGCCCGCGCAAGTTCACGCCGCACGGCCAGTGCGGGATGGAACTCAGCGACCTGCTGCCGCACATCGGCTCCGTCGCGGACGACATCTGCCTTGTGCGCTCAATGCACACCACCCAGTTCAACCATCATCCCGGCCAGCTCATGATGAACTGCGGCTCGCCGCTCTTCGGCCGGCCCACGCTCGGCTCGTGGCTCGCCTACGGGCTCGGCAACGAATCACAAAACCTCCCCGCCTACGTGGTGCTGCACGCGGGGCGCGGCTCCAGCGCGGGCGCGAGCGCGTGGACGAGCGGATTCCTGCCGAGCACTTATGCGGGAGTGATCTTCCGCAACCAGGGTGACCCGGTGCTGAACCTCTCCAACCCGCCGGGCTTCACCGACGAGATGCAGCACCTCGGCCTCGATGCCATCGGCGACTTGAACCGGCTCCGCCACACATACGTCGCCGACCCGGAGATCGCCTCGCGCATCGGCGCCTACGAACTCGCCGGCCGCATGCAGGCCGCGATGCCCGAGCTCATGGACATCTCAAAGGAATCGCAGGCCACCCTCGACCTCTACGGCGTGGGCCGAAAGTCCCGCGAGAATCCCGGCGGGCGCGGCGGCGGGCCGGAGACTTACTCGACCTTCTCGCGCAACTGCCTCCTCGCGCGCCGCATGATCGAGCGCGGCACGCGCTTCGTGACGCTGTTGCACGCGTCGTGGGACCATCACAGCAATATCAACCAGGAACTCCCGTTCTGCGCCGGCATGGCGGACCAGGCCATCGCCGGCCTCGTGAAGGACCTCAAGCACCGCGGCATGCTCGACGACACAATGGTCATCTGGGCCAGCGAATTCGGCCGCACACCGCTCGGCGAAAACCGCGGCGACTCGCCCAACGTCACCGGCCGCGACCATCATCCCTTCGCCTTCTCCATGTGGCTCGCCGGCGGCGGCATCCGGGGCGGGCAGGTCATCGGCGAGACGGACGAAATCGGCTGGGGCATCACGCGCGACCCGGTCAGCGTCCACGACCTCCACGCGACGGTGCTGCGGCAGTTCGGCTTCGACCACGAACGGCTCACCTATCGTTTCCAGGGCCTCGACTTCAAGCTCACCGGCGTCGAGGGCGCGAACGTCGTGCACAAGATGATCGCGTGA